The Megalops cyprinoides isolate fMegCyp1 chromosome 22, fMegCyp1.pri, whole genome shotgun sequence genome contains a region encoding:
- the LOC118769371 gene encoding regulator of G-protein signaling 12-like produces the protein MFRQAETAKRRMALQPCGRVRGVEVARGRAGYGFTLSGQAPCVLSCVLKGSPADYVGLRAGDQILSVNDTNVSKASHEDVVKLIGRCSGVLHLVIAEGSGHLDSCSSDEELGLHDAKSHWLKPKMDSKTLGINRAERVVAEMQSGGIFNMIFENSSHSSSSSEKAAAVKPRPLSEPDFYRARNSSARSNPDLLSEEEMTKVLHDDSVFVDVFETQDDFTMDASILNVGMIVGYLGSIELASTSANLENDSLQAIRGCMRRLRAEQKIHSLVMMKIMHDSVRLCNDKGAVLATYPAEKLAFSAVCPDDRRFFGLVTMQVTDDRSRAKEEEGGLRTSCHVFIVDPELCHHKVHQGIARRFSFECTPDPDTNGCLEFPPTSQPLLQFVSVLYRDMGESIEGMRARAFLDGDMDAQQNNSTSSNSDSGIGNFLPEEKSNRVLLVDLGSNPARHIPNGLWENPQARNPGQAPPHRNGYRYEQEGKYHLSELPHPDPPQLIGRHLGASARMEPPAPPPRTHYPHGKKAGVGGAGAAHGGGQRWLPVHVLRDWRHGRSSDQESYAESTDGWSSANCSTLPPPMSKIPADRYRAAGEIAQPSRLSSQKDEWAKKLFGADKAFREQLNGKQSKDGDKKGSRFRGIAVGFPHLPQRASGRRSFGRSKRLSLARSLDDLERGR, from the coding sequence ATGTTCAGGCAGGCGGAGACGGCAAAGAGGCGTATGGCTCTGCAGCCCTGCGGGCGGGTGAGGGGCGTGGAGGTGGCGCGGGGGAGGGCTGGGTACGGTTTCACCCTGTCCGGCCAGGCCCCGTGCgtgttgagctgtgtgctgAAGGGCAGCCCCGCCGACTACGTTGGGCTGCGGGCGGGGGACCAGATCCTGAGCGTCAACGACACCAACGTTTCCAAGGCTTCACACGAGGACGTGGTGAAGCTCATCGGCCGGTGCTCGGGGGTGCTGCACCTGGTGATCGCCGAGGGCAGCGGCCACCTGGACTCGTGCTCGAGCGACGAGGAGCTCGGGCTCCACGACGCCAAGAGCCACTGGCTCAAGCCCAAGATGGACTCCAAAACGCTGGGGATCAACCGGGCGGAGCGGGTCGTGGCGGAAATGCAGTCGGGCGGCATTTTTAACATGATCTTCGAGAATTCCAGCCACTCCTCCAGCAGCTCGGAGAAAGCGGCCGCCGTGAAGCCGAGGCCGCTGTCGGAGCCCGACTTCTACAGGGCCAGGAACAGCAGCGCGCGCAGCAACCCCGACCTGCTGTCGGAGGAAGAGATGACCAAAGTTCTGCACGACGACTCCGTGTTCGTGGACGTGTTTGAAACCCAGGACGATTTTACGATGGACGCCAGCATCCTGAACGTGGGGATGATCGTGGGCTACCTGGGCTCGATCGAGCTGGCCTCCACCAGCGCCAACCTGGAGAACGACAGCCTGCAGGCCATCCGCGGCTGCATGAGGCGCCTGAGGGCGGAGCAGAAGATCCACTCGCTGGTGATGATGAAGATAATGCACGACTCCGTTCGGCTCTGCAACGACAAGGGCGCCGTCCTCGCCACCTACCCCGCCGAGAAGCTGGCGTTCAGCGCCGTGTGCCCGGACGACAGGAGGTTCTTCGGTCTGGTCACCATGCAGGTTACGGATGACCGCAGCCGGGCCAAAGAAGAGGAGGGCGGTCTGAGGACCTCCTGCCACGTCTTCATCGTGGACCCCGAGCTCTGTCACCACAAGGTCCACCAGGGCATCGCCCGGCGCTTTAGTTTCGAGTGCACCCCCGACCCGGACACGAACGGCTGTCTGGAGTTCCCCCCGACGTCACAGCCGTTGCTACAGTTCGTGTCTGTGCTCTACCGCGACATGGGGGAGTCCATCGAAGGGATGAGAGCCAGGGCTTTCCTGGACGGGGACATGGACGCCCAGCAGAacaacagcaccagcagcaaCAGCGACAGCGGCATCGGGAACTTCCTCCCCGAGGAGAAGAGCAACAGGGTCCTGCTGGTCGACCTGGGGAGCAACCCCGCCCGGCACATTCCCAACGGCCTGTGGGAAAACCCCCAGGCCAGGAACCCCGGGCAGGCCCCGCCCCACCGCAACGGCTACCGCTACGAGCAGGAGGGGAAGTACCACCTCTCGGAGCTGCCCCACCCCGATCCCCCGCAGCTCATTGGCAGGCATCTGGGTGCCTCTGCCAGGATGGagccccctgccccgcccccccggACGCACTACCCTCACGGCAAGAAGGCGGGcgtgggcggggccggggccgCCCACGGCGGAGGGCAGCGCTGGCTCCCGGTGCACGTCCTGCGAGACTGGCGGCACGGCCGCAGCAGCGACCAGGAGTCCTACGCCGAGTCCACCGACGGCTGGTCCAGCGCCAACTGCAGCACCCTGCCTCCCCCCATGAGCAAGATCCCCGCCGACAGATACCGGGCGGCGGGGGAGATAGCCCAGCCCTCCAGGCTCAGCTCTCAGAAGGACGAGTGGGCCAAGAAGCTGTTCGGAGCCGACAAGGCGTTCAGAGAGCAGCTGAATGGGAAACAGAGCAAAGACGGCGACAAGAAG